ACGTGTCCGCCGCAGAGACCAGGTTCTGGGAGTCGCCCGATTTCTCCCGCACCGCCATACCGCCGGAGTTTGTGGAGGTGATTTGCCGGGCGTCCAGGCAGTTCCTGAACGAGTACCGCAGCCGTATCCGAACCTTCGAGGAGGAGTCCGAGGTGGCGCCGGGCGTGGTCGTCACTCGCACCGGCGGCCACACCCCAGGGCACAGCGTGGTTCGGCTGGCATCCGGCGGCGATCGGCTGATGTTCGCCGGCGACGCCCTGCTCCCGGCCTCGTTCGATCACCCCGAGTGGCACAACGGTTTCGAACACGACCCGGAGGAGGCGACCCGCGTTCGGCTCCGTCTTATGCGGGAACTGGCGGACACCGGTTCGTTGCTGGTGTCCACGCACATGCCATTCCCTTCCGTCGGCCATGTGGCGGCCGCCGGCAATCTCTTTCGATGGGTACCGGCCTGGTGGGACTACTGACCGCTTACTGCGGTTAGGGCGAACGAGACGACCGCATGCGTTTGAACACCTGGTCGATCGCTGCCTCGTACGACACCGCCCTTATCGCAGTGGCGTACGAGTTGCTCACGGCAGCAAGTGGCCCGTCGCGCCATTGCCCTGCGACGCTCGAAGCGAAACGAGCGGTCAGCGCGTGCCGTTCAAGTGAAGAGCGAAGCCGTTCGCACCCGGATCGCCGAGGCCGGGTCGAAGCTGAAGGGTCGGGATCACATAGTCTCCACCGTTCTGCCGCCGGTAGGGAATAGGCGGCGTGGAGCCGAGGGTCCGCATCCTCTCGCGCAGGCGCTCGGCTACGGCATCGAAGCTGGTCTCGTCGAGACGATCGACCCGATAGGCGACGAACGGCGGAAGCACGTCGTAGCCCGGATAAAATAGGATCCCGTGATTGATCGGGAATAGGAGTTCGTCGATCGGCCCATTGATCCCGCGGGCGGAGTAATGCTCCTCCCAGCCGCCGGTGGTCACGAGCAACATCGCGCGTTTGCCCGCGAAGGTTCCTTCGCCGAAGCGGTTGCCCCAATATTTGTCACTGTGCTCGCCGACACCATAGGCGAAGCCGTAGGCGTAAACGCGATCCACCCAGCCCTTTAGGATCGCCGGCATACTGTACCACCACAGCGGGAACTGCAGGATCAGGACGTCAGCCCACAAGAGCTTTTCGTGCTCGGCCTTTACGTCTTCGGTCAGAGCGTTGGTGGCGAACGCTTCGCCCGAGGCCTTGGCCACCTTCAATCGCGCGTCCGGGGCGAGCGAGAGAAAGTCGGCATGATCGATCTCGGATTTCCAGCGGTCGGCATAAAGGTCCGATATGCGCACCTCGTGGCCCTGGGCCTCCAGTTCCTTCATGGCGATATCGCGGAGCGCGCCGTTGAGCGAACGCTGTTCGGGATGGGCGAAGACGAGCAGAACTTTCATGAGGTCGGCCTCCAATAGTAAAATCGACGCTTAGCTAGCCAACGCGGCAGTGATCCGCTAGATCTACATAATGGATATGATTTTGCCGAAAAATGGATAAGTCGGACGTCACGCTGGAACGCATGCGCACCTTCGTCCGGGTGGCCGAGCGTGGGAGCCTGTCGGCTGTCGCGCGCGAGTTCGGAGTGGGCCAGTCGACGGTCACGCGTCATCTCAGGGAACTCGAAGAGGCGGTCGGCGTGCCTCTCATCAGCAGGACCACGCGGCGCGTCACCATGACCGATGAAGGCAGCCGCTATTACGCAAACTGCGTTCAAGTCCTTCGCCTCGTCGAGCAGGCCACGGACGAGGCGCGCGGCACGCGTGGCGCTCCAGCCGGCACCATCCGTCTATCCTGCACGGCGGCCTTCGGCGTCATGCATGTCAGCCGGCTGATTTTCGTTTTCCAGGATCGCTATCCCGACATCGGGGTGGACCTCAGCCTCACCGACGAGCGGATCGACCTCGTGCGCGAGGGGTTCGATATCGCGCTTCGCCTGGGCCCGCTTGCGGACAGCTCCATGAAACTCAGAGCGCTCGGCCAGTCGCGGCGCCTGCTGGTGGCGGCGCCGGGCTATCTTGCGGCGCGGGGTGTGCCGGCGGTGCCGCAGGACCTGTCCGGCCATGAGGGTATCCGGATGTCGAACGTGGCGGGAAGCGACGTCCTCACCCTGCAGGGGCCAGGCGGAGGGTCCCATACCGTGCCCTTCGGGGGACGGCTTCGGGTCGATCACGGCCTTGCAGCCCGCGAAGCGCTTGTCGCCGGGCGTGGCATTGCGCCCGCACATCGATGGTTGGTCGACGACCTCTTGGCGAGCGGACGGCTGACGGCGATCTTGGCCGACTATTCGCTTCCGTCCGTTCCTCTGAGCATGCTGATCGTTCCGGAACGCGCGGGCATCGCGCGGGTGCGGCTGCTGGTCGATTTTCTCGTCGAGCAAATCGGGCTCATTCCGGGGATCGAAAAGCCGCAGCCCAGGCACGGCTCCCGGCTTTAAGAGCCGGCCGCCGGAGGTGACCTTCGAGAGAACTAGAGCAATTCCAGGAAAAGTGTATAACGGTTTTCCGTCCGGAATTGCGTAGTTTCAAAGAGTTAGATCATTTCACTGTTTCAATGAAACAATGAAATGATCTAGCCTGAAAACGACGAAACGCCCGCCCCGCTTTCGCGGGACGGGCGCATCCTGGCGACGCTCTACCTTAGAGAGCCCCCTTTGAGGCCCCCCTTAGAGGAAGGAGAAGTCGCTCGTCGAGAGAGTCTTGACGTTCTGCAGGATCGCGACCAATTCCAGGTCCGCCGTCGCGGCATTGCCGTCGGCATCGTACCAGAGGCGGCCATTGTCGGTCTCGAACAGGAACGTGCCCTTGGTGCTTGTCGCGACCGGGTCGGCACCGGTGACCAGCGTCACCGTCGTGTCGCCGGCGGCGATGCCGAAGGCGGCACGGTCGATGACGAGCTTGTCCTGGCCACGGACGAAGTCGGTGATGACATCGCCTTCGCCGTCACGCCCTTCGCGGTCGAAGACGAACCGGTCGTTGCCGGTGCCTCCCGTCAACCAGTCGTCTCCTGCGCCTCCGACCAGGGTATCGTTGCCGTCGCGGCCATCGAGGATATCGTCGGCGCCCTTGCCATAGAGGGTGTTGGCGGTCGCATCACCGCGAATTTCGTCATCGGCTGCGCTGCCGATGATGGTCTCGAAATTCTTGACGGTGAGGCCGAGCGCCAGCCCCTTGTTCTTGGCCTGGGTCTGCAGATCGAGCACGACTGATGTCGCTCCCTCCGCGAAGCTCAGCGTATCGATGCCGACGCCGCCATCGAAGAGATCCTTTCCGGAATGAACGGTGCGGGTGAGAACGTCGTTCCCGGCGTCGCCGAAGAGCTGGTCGTCACCGGCGCCGTCGCGCAGCGTGTCATTGCCGTTGCCGCCCCTGAGGACATCGTTGCCGGACATGCCGTCGAGGATGTCGTTGAGGGTACCGCCCGTGACCGTGTCCTTGCCCTTGCTGCCGACATAGTCGAGCGCTTCGAAGGCGTTGAAGGATGTCGCCGTATCGACATTGACCGTGCCGGTCGAGAAGTTGAAGGCGATATCCTTCGTCTGCTCGGAGACGTTCAGCCTGATCACGTCCGTGCCCGTGCCGCCGTCGGAGCGATCGCCGATGCCGGCATAGACCTTGTCGTTGCCATCCTCGGCGTAGATCACATCCCTGCCGCCCGTGGTGGTCGCAGTGTCACCGTAAATGGTGTCGTTGCCCGTTCCTGCACGGATCGTGTCGTTGCCCGCATCGCCGGACAGGAGATCGTTGCCCGCCCCGGCGCTGAGACTGTCGTGACCGGCGCCGCCGCGCAGATCGTCGTTGAGGCTGCCGCCGGCAAAGACGTCGTTGCCCGTCCCACCGACGAGGGCGACCCGCTCGACGTTTTTCACCGTGACCGGAGCATTCGTAGCTGTCACCGATGCAGCAAGCTTGAAGGTGATGCCCTGCGTGTACTTGCTGAAATTGATGGAGGCGAAGTCGGTCCCCGTCCCGCCGTCAACGACCAGCGTGCCGGTCGAGGCGGCGCGCGCGAAGCTGTCGTCGCCGGTTCCGAGATTGACCGTGTTGTAGCTGGCCGCTCCCGTTGCGCTGTCGCCGACGCTGACCACGTCGTTGCCGTCCCCGGCCGTGATCGAGTTCTTGCCACCAAAATCGCGAATCACATCGTTTCCGGCGCCCGAGTTGAGCGTGTCGCTTCCCTCTCCGCCATCGAGCGTGTCATTGCCGTTGGTGCCGATCAGCGTGTCATTGCCCCCGTAGCCGTAGAAGGCAACGCTGAGCGCTGAGCCGACGGACTTCACCACGTCATTACCGGAGCCGAACTCGACGCGGTAATGCTCGAAGTTCTTGAGGCTCGTACCGTCGGAGAGCGTCGCCGTGGCACCGGTCGCAGAGAACGTCTGCGCGGTTGTCAGCGACCGGCGGTCCACCGCGACCCTGTCTGTGCCCGTGCCGCCGTCGCCCTTGTCGGCGCCGCCGTCGCCCAAAGTGACGGAGTCGTTGCCGATGCCGCCGTTGACGGTGTCGCGGCCAATTCCGGCGAGGAGCGTGTCGTTGCCGGCACCGCCGTCGACGTAGTCGTCACCGGCCGCGGCATCGACATAGTCATTGCCGCTGCCGGTCACGACCTTGTTGATGCCCGAGCCGCTCGCGTAGATCGAGTAGTGCTCGACACCCTTGAACGTCGTGCCGCCGGCGAGGGTATTGATTTCGGTGGCTGCCTTCGCGGCGAAGTTTCCGGAGAAGTTGCGGACCACCAGCCGGTCGCTGCCGCTCACGTCGGTGATCGTGTCCTTGCCTTGGCCGTAGATGTAGTTGAGAGTGTCGTCGCCGGCGCCGCCCTCAAGCTTGTCGTCACCGATGCCGCCGTCCAGCGAGTCATTGCCGGCGTCGCCTGCCAGGCTGTCGTTACCGACGCCGCCAGAAACGACATCACTGTCATTGCCGCCGGAAAGCACGTCGTTGCCGGCATCTCCCGACAGCGAGTCTGCGCCGTCGCCGCCATAGACCTTGTCGTCGCCGTCGCCACCACTCAGGTAGTCGCTCCCGGCGTCACCGTACAGGGTGTCAATTCCGGCGTCGCCGTTCAGGAAGTCAAAGCCGTAGCCGCCGCTGAGCGTATCGTTGCCGTCTCCGCCCTGGAGCAGGTCATGACCGCGTCCGCCCGAAAGCCGGTCGTGTCCGAGTCCCCCGGTCAGCATGTCTGAGTAGTTACCGCCGGTAACGACGTCATCAAAGGCCGTTCCGGTGATGCTGAACGCCTCGACGTTGGTCGTCTGGATGCCTCCGGTCAGCGTTTGCGGTGCGATCCAATCCTTGATCGCGATGTTAAGCTTTGCACCGTGTTCCGAGTAATCGAGCATGACCATGTCGGTGCCGGAGCCACCATCGACCACATCGCCGGAGACTTCGCTGAGCTCAAAGGCGGTGATCGTATCCCGACCGCTGCCGCCATTGAGCTTGTCCTGTCCGGCTCCGCCGCTCAGCATGTCGCTTCCGCTGTTGCCGTTCAGCGTGTCGTTGCCGTCGTCGCCCATGAGGGTGTCACCCTGGAACGAGCCGCTGACCGTGTCGTTGCCCTCGCCGGCACTCACCATGTCGCCGCCCATGCCGCCGTTGACGATGTCGTCGCCGGCAAGAGCATTGATGAAATCATTCTCAAGATCGCTGCCGGTCAAAACGTCCTTGCCGACAGTTCCCATAATATTCGCCATATGTGTTTCCTTGTTCCTGCGCATCGGGACATGCGTCGCTGTTCGCAGAGGCGGCTGCCTCGGCGTGGTGATGGATGGTTTTTTGGAAGAGGCGCCCATGATGGGCGGTCGCTCATCGTCGCGAGCGACAAGGCGTCGAATAGACTAGATGCGGCGCCGTTTCACGGAGTGTCTCCCCAGTCGAACCCCTCGCAAGTCATGCGGTATTGCGTGACCTGAAGAACGTTCCCTGCCGTTCTTGCTGCCATATATTGCCGAGTCCGAGAGCGTTTTGTGTTTCCGCGGGAACAGACCAAACGGGTAGATTCCCCGATCCATACGCAGATCTATGGTTGCAGAGAAAAGGCGCTCGGATGACGACGGATCACAGCCTTCTGTGGGACTGGGTCAACGACAGCGGATAGCGGGTCGGATGGTAGGCAGCGGCGCTCACATTGACCGTGCGGTTGTGCGTGTCGTAGGCGATCTGGTCTAGGGTCAGAACCGCAGCAGGTACGTCGAGCTGGAGCAATGACGCCTCCGTGTCGGTGGCGAGCCGGGCGCTCAAGGTCGATTGGCCGCGCGACGGAATGATTCCATAGCGGTTCTCGAACTCCGCATATAGTGACCGGTTCTCGACCGTCCAGTCGATGTCGAGGATGCCGGGCGCGAGCGAGGCGGAAAACCAGTCCCGCTGGATGACGACCGGCACGTCATCGAGGAGGCGCAATCTCTCCAGGAAAACGACGTCTGCGCCGGTCGGCAGGGACAGCGGCCGCGCGACCTCGGCGTCAGCGCGGATGATCTTGCCGGCGAGGAGGCGCATGCCGGGCTTGAGATTGTTCGCATAGGCCGTCTGGGTGAAACTGCGCACGATCTCGAGCTCATAGATCGGCTTTGGTTCGGTGACATAGATGCCCTTGCCGGGCCGCGTCTGCAGATAGCCGAGGTTCTCGAGCTCCTTTATCGCCTGGCGCACCGTAATGCGGCTGACGCCATAGGCTGCGACCAGTTCCCGCTCTGACGGAAGCTTGTCGTTGACCGCAAGTTCCCGCCTTTCGATCATGCCCTTGAGCAGGTTTCGCAATTGCACGTAGAGCGCATCCGGGTGATTGCGATCGATGGGATTTTCGTCCGGAAGATTTGCGTGTCGTGCCATGCGCCGTTCGTTTCAGCCGCCAGTTGCCGGATGCCCCTCTGCATTGCACCTGGCAAGATTGAAGACAAGAGCCCGGGTG
The genomic region above belongs to Sinorhizobium mexicanum and contains:
- a CDS encoding NAD(P)H-dependent oxidoreductase codes for the protein MKVLLVFAHPEQRSLNGALRDIAMKELEAQGHEVRISDLYADRWKSEIDHADFLSLAPDARLKVAKASGEAFATNALTEDVKAEHEKLLWADVLILQFPLWWYSMPAILKGWVDRVYAYGFAYGVGEHSDKYWGNRFGEGTFAGKRAMLLVTTGGWEEHYSARGINGPIDELLFPINHGILFYPGYDVLPPFVAYRVDRLDETSFDAVAERLRERMRTLGSTPPIPYRRQNGGDYVIPTLQLRPGLGDPGANGFALHLNGTR
- a CDS encoding LysR family transcriptional regulator codes for the protein MDKSDVTLERMRTFVRVAERGSLSAVAREFGVGQSTVTRHLRELEEAVGVPLISRTTRRVTMTDEGSRYYANCVQVLRLVEQATDEARGTRGAPAGTIRLSCTAAFGVMHVSRLIFVFQDRYPDIGVDLSLTDERIDLVREGFDIALRLGPLADSSMKLRALGQSRRLLVAAPGYLAARGVPAVPQDLSGHEGIRMSNVAGSDVLTLQGPGGGSHTVPFGGRLRVDHGLAAREALVAGRGIAPAHRWLVDDLLASGRLTAILADYSLPSVPLSMLIVPERAGIARVRLLVDFLVEQIGLIPGIEKPQPRHGSRL
- a CDS encoding calcium-binding protein yields the protein MANIMGTVGKDVLTGSDLENDFINALAGDDIVNGGMGGDMVSAGEGNDTVSGSFQGDTLMGDDGNDTLNGNSGSDMLSGGAGQDKLNGGSGRDTITAFELSEVSGDVVDGGSGTDMVMLDYSEHGAKLNIAIKDWIAPQTLTGGIQTTNVEAFSITGTAFDDVVTGGNYSDMLTGGLGHDRLSGGRGHDLLQGGDGNDTLSGGYGFDFLNGDAGIDTLYGDAGSDYLSGGDGDDKVYGGDGADSLSGDAGNDVLSGGNDSDVVSGGVGNDSLAGDAGNDSLDGGIGDDKLEGGAGDDTLNYIYGQGKDTITDVSGSDRLVVRNFSGNFAAKAATEINTLAGGTTFKGVEHYSIYASGSGINKVVTGSGNDYVDAAAGDDYVDGGAGNDTLLAGIGRDTVNGGIGNDSVTLGDGGADKGDGGTGTDRVAVDRRSLTTAQTFSATGATATLSDGTSLKNFEHYRVEFGSGNDVVKSVGSALSVAFYGYGGNDTLIGTNGNDTLDGGEGSDTLNSGAGNDVIRDFGGKNSITAGDGNDVVSVGDSATGAASYNTVNLGTGDDSFARAASTGTLVVDGGTGTDFASINFSKYTQGITFKLAASVTATNAPVTVKNVERVALVGGTGNDVFAGGSLNDDLRGGAGHDSLSAGAGNDLLSGDAGNDTIRAGTGNDTIYGDTATTTGGRDVIYAEDGNDKVYAGIGDRSDGGTGTDVIRLNVSEQTKDIAFNFSTGTVNVDTATSFNAFEALDYVGSKGKDTVTGGTLNDILDGMSGNDVLRGGNGNDTLRDGAGDDQLFGDAGNDVLTRTVHSGKDLFDGGVGIDTLSFAEGATSVVLDLQTQAKNKGLALGLTVKNFETIIGSAADDEIRGDATANTLYGKGADDILDGRDGNDTLVGGAGDDWLTGGTGNDRFVFDREGRDGEGDVITDFVRGQDKLVIDRAAFGIAAGDTTVTLVTGADPVATSTKGTFLFETDNGRLWYDADGNAATADLELVAILQNVKTLSTSDFSFL
- a CDS encoding GntR family transcriptional regulator → MARHANLPDENPIDRNHPDALYVQLRNLLKGMIERRELAVNDKLPSERELVAAYGVSRITVRQAIKELENLGYLQTRPGKGIYVTEPKPIYELEIVRSFTQTAYANNLKPGMRLLAGKIIRADAEVARPLSLPTGADVVFLERLRLLDDVPVVIQRDWFSASLAPGILDIDWTVENRSLYAEFENRYGIIPSRGQSTLSARLATDTEASLLQLDVPAAVLTLDQIAYDTHNRTVNVSAAAYHPTRYPLSLTQSHRRL